Proteins from a genomic interval of Candidatus Kapaibacterium sp.:
- a CDS encoding DUF1801 domain-containing protein — translation MEIEEFIESYDGNQREVMQIIHNLMIEIPGIDPKIRFKVPFYYRKTWICYMNPIKSKAVELCFVRAKELEYSKKYLTFGKRVQVGGIMMTEPDKIDLPLIALIVEEALVLDESAPYTFKKKR, via the coding sequence ATGGAAATAGAAGAATTTATAGAAAGTTATGATGGCAATCAGCGAGAAGTGATGCAAATAATTCACAATTTAATGATTGAAATACCCGGAATTGACCCCAAAATACGGTTTAAAGTTCCCTTTTATTACCGCAAGACCTGGATTTGCTACATGAACCCAATCAAAAGCAAGGCTGTCGAATTATGTTTTGTGAGAGCAAAGGAACTCGAGTACTCGAAAAAATATTTAACTTTCGGCAAGAGAGTCCAAGTCGGCGGAATAATGATGACCGAACCCGACAAAATAGACCTGCCTCTAATCGCTTTAATCGTCGAAGAAGCATTAGTACTCGACGAAAGCGCACCCTACACATTTAAGAAGAAGAGGTGA